A stretch of DNA from Spirochaetota bacterium:
TCCCGAACCAGGGCGCGTTTCCCGTGTCGCGGAGCTTCCCTACGACGTCGTCTCATCGGACGAAGCGAGAGCGATCGCGCAAGACAGGCCCGAGAGCTTTTTCCACGTCTCGAAGCCCGAGATAGACCTGCCCGCACACGTATCGATGTATGACGATTCCGTCTATGCCGCCGGCAGGAAGAACCTCGAACGGTTCATCGCGGACGGCGTATTGAAGAAGGATGACGGGCCCGCGCTGTATCTCTATACCCTGGTAATGGCAGGGAGGGAGCAGACCGGTCTCGTGACATGCCTGAGTATCGACGACTACATGAACGAGCTCATCAAGAAGCACGAGCTCACCCGCGAGGACAAGGAAAAAGACCGCATGCGGCATATGGACGAGCTCAACGTCCAGGCGGGGCTTGTCTTCACGTTCTATAAGGAAGACGGGGCGGGCGCCCCGCTGTTCGCCAGGGCGTTGGCACTACCCCCGGAGAGCGATTTCACCACCGGGGACGGCATCAGGCACGTATTCCGCGTAATCAGGGATGCGGAGCTGATCGCGGGATTCACGAAAATGATCGCGCCGCGGCCCCTCTACATCGCCGACGGGCATCATCGCGCCGCGTCGGCCGCGAAACTGGGCATCGCGCGCAGGGCAACA
This window harbors:
- a CDS encoding DUF1015 domain-containing protein, encoding MARIKAFRGLRPEPGRVSRVAELPYDVVSSDEARAIAQDRPESFFHVSKPEIDLPAHVSMYDDSVYAAGRKNLERFIADGVLKKDDGPALYLYTLVMAGREQTGLVTCLSIDDYMNELIKKHELTREDKEKDRMRHMDELNVQAGLVFTFYKEDGAGAPLFARALALPPESDFTTGDGIRHVFRVIRDAELIAGFTKMIAPRPLYIADGHHRAASAAKLGIARRATRSTAPGESESDWFMAVVFPHDQLRIFPYNRVVKDLQGASPAQFIEKLSRRFKVGKTGEKMPPHGHSFCMYLEHQWYLIEPSFKIAPGPIEGLDVTVLQNEVLGPLLGIADPRRDKRIDFIGGIRGPEELERVVDAGAFKVAFSMYATSIEELIAVADINGLMPPKSTWFEPKVRSGIVLHQLD